The Arctopsyche grandis isolate Sample6627 chromosome 5, ASM5162203v2, whole genome shotgun sequence genome includes a window with the following:
- the LOC143911757 gene encoding peritrophin-1-like — MNGLKVLLAICMFVPMIVARENPCLNEGVNPDGELLPHETSCNMFYICASGKPAEFQCPENLEFNPITKQCDWPESSGCGERFEAVPPCNPPGAPICPPHVVNKPAVYLPHENDCRKFYQCDWEVPHKHTCPEGLHFSVANSVCDYPERAQCACLGI, encoded by the exons atgaacg GACTTAAAGTATTGCTTGctatatgcatgtttgtacctATGATTGTAGCG AGGGAAAATCCATGCCTTAATGAAGGTGTCAATCCTGACGGTGAACTTTTACCCCACGAGACCAGTTGCAATATGTTCTATATATGTGCATCTGGAAAGCCCGCGGAGTTTCAGTGCCCCGAAAATCTAGAATTCAACCCAATTACTAAG CAATGTGATTGGCCTGAAAGTTCTGGGTGTGGTGAAAGATTTGAGGCAGTTCCGCCGTGCAATCCTCCTGGAGCACCGATTTGTCCTCCACACGTTGTCAACAAACCCGCTGTATATCTTCCACACGAGAACGATTGTAGGAAATTCTACCAATGTGACTGGGAAGTACCACATAAGCACACTTGCCCAGAGGGTTTACACTTCAGCGTAGCCAACAGCGTGTGCGATTATCCAGAAAGAGCTCAATGTGCCTGCCTTGGCATTTGA